In Janibacter alkaliphilus, the following proteins share a genomic window:
- a CDS encoding DUF4307 domain-containing protein, whose protein sequence is MTSQPGSSAAEPPDQEPSDQEPWDAEAEEAALDRARPARRSTDRRWWIVGGVLLTAVVAVMVWFGLSATQGSVTAEVITYEPGERETSVTFEVTRPEGEAVSCTLEVVDGQHASVGRRDVTIPAGPSPTRTSAVVRTTTPGSNVDEPECRLTG, encoded by the coding sequence ATGACCAGCCAGCCGGGGTCCTCCGCGGCCGAGCCGCCGGACCAGGAGCCGTCGGACCAGGAGCCGTGGGACGCGGAGGCCGAGGAGGCCGCCCTCGACCGGGCACGTCCGGCCCGCCGGAGCACCGACCGCCGCTGGTGGATCGTCGGTGGGGTGCTCCTCACGGCGGTGGTGGCAGTCATGGTGTGGTTCGGCCTGTCCGCGACCCAGGGCAGCGTGACCGCCGAGGTCATCACCTATGAGCCCGGGGAGCGCGAGACGTCGGTGACCTTCGAGGTGACCCGGCCCGAGGGCGAGGCGGTCAGCTGCACCCTGGAGGTCGTCGACGGCCAGCACGCCAGCGTCGGCCGTCGCGACGTGACCATCCCGGCCGGCCCCTCCCCCACCCGGACGAGCGCCGTCGTGCGCACGACCACCCCGGGCAGCAACGTCGACGAGCCGGAGTGCCGCCTCACCGGCTGA
- the mca gene encoding mycothiol conjugate amidase Mca, whose translation MAVHAHPDDESSKGAATMARYVDHGHEVLVVSCTGGERGDILNPALKDDPHILRDIVQVRREEMAKAQEILGVQHTWLGFVDSGLPEGDPRPPLPTGCFGLEPLEVTSEALVREIRRFRPHVMTTYDENGGYPHPDHIMTNRVSVAAFLAAGDPEAFPHAGEPWQPLKLYYNGGFSKARLEAFHAALTERGQESPFAEWLERRGDRPDRRVTTRVDVAPWFSRRDDALRAHATQVDPKGAFFAVSNELQAEIWPIEEYELAMSYVATDDDERDLFAGIDPAQADALARSRPELVIDDRVEPTVEMPR comes from the coding sequence ATGGCTGTGCACGCCCACCCCGACGACGAGTCGAGCAAGGGTGCGGCGACGATGGCCCGCTACGTCGACCACGGTCACGAGGTGCTGGTCGTCTCCTGCACCGGCGGCGAGCGCGGGGACATCCTCAACCCGGCCCTCAAGGACGACCCGCACATCCTGCGGGACATCGTCCAGGTGCGCCGCGAGGAGATGGCGAAGGCGCAGGAGATCCTCGGCGTGCAGCACACCTGGCTGGGCTTCGTCGACTCCGGGCTGCCGGAGGGCGACCCGCGCCCGCCGCTGCCGACCGGCTGCTTCGGGCTGGAGCCGCTGGAGGTCACCAGCGAGGCGCTGGTCCGCGAGATCCGTCGCTTCCGACCGCACGTGATGACCACCTACGACGAGAACGGCGGCTACCCGCACCCGGACCACATCATGACCAACCGGGTCAGCGTCGCCGCCTTCCTCGCCGCCGGCGACCCGGAGGCCTTCCCGCACGCGGGCGAGCCCTGGCAGCCGCTCAAGCTCTACTACAACGGCGGGTTCTCCAAGGCCCGGCTCGAGGCCTTCCACGCGGCGCTCACCGAGCGCGGTCAGGAGTCCCCCTTCGCGGAGTGGCTGGAGCGCCGCGGGGACCGCCCGGACCGCCGGGTGACCACCCGGGTGGACGTCGCCCCGTGGTTCTCCCGGCGGGACGACGCGCTGCGCGCGCACGCCACCCAGGTGGACCCGAAGGGCGCCTTCTTCGCCGTCTCCAACGAGCTGCAGGCCGAGATCTGGCCGATCGAGGAGTACGAGCTGGCGATGTCCTACGTGGCGACCGACGACGACGAGCGCGACCTCTTCGCCGGCATCGACCCGGCGCAGGCGGACGCCCTGGCGCGCTCCCGGCCCGAGCTGGTCATCGACGACCGGGTGGAGCCGACCGTGGAGATGCCCCGATGA
- the coaA gene encoding type I pantothenate kinase — MSVASPGALSSPYVELDRSDWARLRDHHPLDLSAADVARLSGIADPVDLEEVEEVYLPLSRLLTFYVSAFTRLHRVTSTFLGEHPPKAPFVIGVAGSVAVGKSTTARILRELMLRWPDTPHVELITTDGFLLPNAELERRGLLQRKGFPESYDRRALLRFLSAVKSGQPEVAAPVYSHLTYDIVPDEQVVVRQPEVLIVEGLNVLQPPGAHADGRTGMAVSDFFDFSVYVDAGISDIREWYVERFLRLRETSFADPQSYFHRYAELTDQQARARALQIWTTINEPNLVENVLPTRSRATLVLRKGSDHQVARVRLRKL, encoded by the coding sequence GTGTCCGTCGCCAGCCCGGGAGCCCTGTCCTCCCCGTACGTCGAGCTCGACCGCAGCGACTGGGCGCGGCTGCGCGACCACCACCCGCTCGACCTCAGCGCCGCCGACGTCGCCCGGCTCAGCGGGATCGCCGACCCGGTCGACCTCGAGGAGGTCGAGGAGGTCTACCTGCCGCTCTCCCGGCTGCTGACCTTCTACGTCTCCGCCTTCACCCGCCTGCACCGGGTGACCTCGACCTTCCTCGGGGAGCACCCACCCAAGGCCCCCTTCGTCATCGGCGTCGCAGGCTCGGTCGCGGTCGGCAAGTCGACCACCGCCCGCATCCTGCGCGAGCTCATGCTGCGCTGGCCGGACACCCCGCACGTCGAGCTCATCACCACCGACGGCTTCCTGCTGCCCAACGCGGAGCTGGAGCGGCGGGGTCTGCTGCAGCGCAAGGGCTTCCCGGAGAGCTACGACCGGCGGGCGCTGCTGCGCTTCCTCTCCGCGGTCAAGTCCGGCCAGCCCGAGGTGGCCGCGCCGGTCTACTCGCACCTGACCTACGACATCGTCCCGGACGAGCAGGTCGTCGTGCGCCAGCCGGAGGTGCTCATCGTCGAGGGGCTGAACGTGCTGCAGCCGCCGGGGGCGCACGCGGACGGCCGGACCGGGATGGCGGTCAGCGACTTCTTCGACTTCTCCGTCTACGTCGACGCCGGGATCTCCGACATCCGCGAGTGGTACGTCGAGCGGTTCCTGCGGCTGAGGGAGACCTCGTTCGCCGACCCGCAGTCCTACTTCCACCGCTACGCGGAGCTGACCGACCAGCAGGCCCGGGCGCGCGCGCTGCAGATCTGGACGACGATCAACGAGCCCAACCTCGTCGAGAACGTGCTGCCGACCCGCAGCCGGGCGACGCTGGTGCTGCGCAAGGGCAGCGACCACCAGGTGGCCCGGGTGCGGCTGCGCAAGCTCTGA
- a CDS encoding isoprenyl transferase, with product MRNPLYSAYERRLVKELGRTAVPRHVGMIVDGNRRFAKARGAAADAGHRAGAAKIADFLEWCEDAGVEVVTLWLLSTDNLRRPQDELTPLLRIIEGVVADLAASGRWRMHPAGALDLLPVETAATLRRAAEMTEGVDGLVVNVAVGYGGRQEIADAVRSLLLTRAAEGADLAEVARDLTVEDIGDHLYTKGQPDPDLVIRTSGEQRLSGFLLWQSAHSEYYFCEVYWPEFRRVDFLRALRSYADRHRRFGG from the coding sequence GTGCGCAACCCGCTCTACTCCGCCTACGAGCGCCGCCTCGTCAAGGAGCTGGGCCGCACCGCGGTGCCCCGCCACGTCGGGATGATCGTCGACGGCAACCGCCGCTTCGCCAAGGCCCGTGGCGCGGCCGCGGATGCCGGGCACCGGGCGGGAGCGGCCAAGATCGCCGACTTCCTCGAGTGGTGCGAGGACGCCGGGGTCGAGGTGGTCACCCTGTGGCTGCTGTCCACCGACAACCTGCGCCGCCCGCAGGACGAGCTGACCCCGCTGCTGCGGATCATCGAGGGCGTGGTCGCCGACCTGGCCGCGTCCGGCCGCTGGCGGATGCACCCGGCCGGTGCGCTGGACCTGCTGCCGGTGGAGACCGCAGCGACCCTGCGCCGGGCCGCCGAGATGACCGAAGGGGTCGACGGGCTCGTGGTCAACGTCGCCGTCGGCTACGGCGGTCGGCAGGAGATCGCCGACGCGGTGCGCTCGTTGCTGCTGACCCGGGCCGCCGAGGGCGCCGACCTGGCCGAGGTCGCCCGCGACCTGACCGTCGAGGACATCGGCGACCACCTCTACACCAAGGGCCAGCCCGACCCCGACCTGGTCATCCGCACCTCCGGCGAGCAGCGCCTCTCCGGCTTCCTGCTCTGGCAGAGCGCGCACAGCGAGTACTACTTCTGCGAGGTGTACTGGCCGGAGTTCCGTCGGGTGGACTTCCTGCGGGCGCTGCGCTCCTACGCCGACCGGCACCGCCGCTTCGGCGGCTGA
- a CDS encoding PhoH family protein translates to MTLPAQDEPRRTYVIDTSVLLSDPRAVLRFAEHEVVLPVVVVTELEAKRHHPELGYFARTALRLLDDLRIQAGRLDAAVPVGEDGGSVRVELNHTDPTVLPSGFRLGDNDTRILSVAKNLAVEGHHVTVVSKDLPMRVKASAVGLDAEEYRAEQSKVDSGWTGMAELEMAAEDVDTLYETGRVEHLGAAEMPVHTGLKIISARGSALGRVGADKQVRLVRGDRDAFGLHGRSAEQRIALDLLLDPDVGIVSLGGRAGTGKSALAMCAGLEAVMERRQHRKVVVFRPLYAVGGQELGYLPGSEQEKMGPWAQAVHDTLGALVSAEVVEEVMDRDMLEVLPLTHIRGRSLHDAFVIVDEAQSLERNVLLTVMSRVGQNSKIVLTHDVAQRDNLRVGRHDGVASVIEALKGHPLFAHVTLTRSERSPVAALVTDLLEGHDIG, encoded by the coding sequence GTGACGCTCCCCGCCCAGGACGAGCCCCGCCGCACCTACGTCATCGACACCTCGGTGCTGCTCTCCGACCCGCGGGCGGTGCTGCGCTTCGCCGAGCACGAGGTCGTCCTGCCGGTCGTCGTCGTCACCGAGCTCGAGGCCAAGCGCCACCACCCCGAGCTGGGCTACTTCGCCCGGACCGCGCTGCGGCTGCTGGACGACCTGCGGATCCAGGCCGGCCGGCTGGACGCGGCGGTGCCGGTCGGCGAGGACGGCGGCAGCGTGCGGGTCGAGCTGAACCACACCGACCCCACCGTGCTGCCCTCGGGCTTCCGGCTCGGCGACAACGACACCCGGATCCTCTCGGTCGCCAAGAACCTCGCCGTCGAAGGCCACCACGTCACCGTCGTCAGCAAGGACCTGCCGATGCGGGTCAAGGCCTCGGCAGTCGGGCTGGACGCCGAGGAGTACCGCGCCGAGCAGTCGAAGGTGGACTCCGGCTGGACCGGGATGGCCGAGCTGGAGATGGCCGCCGAGGACGTCGACACCCTCTACGAGACCGGCCGGGTCGAGCACCTCGGCGCGGCGGAGATGCCGGTGCACACCGGCCTGAAGATCATCTCCGCGCGTGGCTCGGCCCTGGGCCGGGTCGGTGCCGACAAGCAGGTGCGCCTGGTGCGCGGCGACCGGGACGCCTTCGGCCTGCACGGGCGCAGCGCCGAGCAGCGGATCGCCCTCGACCTGCTGCTCGACCCCGACGTGGGCATCGTCAGCCTCGGTGGTCGCGCCGGCACCGGCAAGAGCGCCCTGGCGATGTGCGCCGGGCTGGAGGCGGTCATGGAGCGCCGCCAGCACCGCAAGGTAGTCGTCTTCCGCCCGCTCTACGCCGTCGGCGGCCAGGAGCTGGGCTACCTGCCCGGCAGCGAGCAGGAGAAGATGGGCCCCTGGGCCCAGGCGGTGCACGACACCCTCGGCGCGCTGGTCTCCGCCGAGGTGGTCGAGGAGGTCATGGACCGGGACATGCTCGAGGTCCTGCCGCTGACCCACATCCGGGGCCGCTCGCTGCACGACGCCTTCGTCATCGTCGACGAGGCGCAGAGCCTGGAGCGCAACGTGCTGCTGACCGTGATGTCCCGGGTCGGGCAGAACTCCAAGATCGTGCTCACCCACGACGTCGCCCAGCGGGACAACCTGCGGGTGGGGCGCCACGACGGGGTGGCCTCGGTCATCGAGGCGCTCAAGGGGCACCCGCTCTTCGCCCACGTCACCCTCACCCGCAGCGAGCGCAGCCCGGTGGCGGCGCTGGTGACCGATCTCCTGGAGGGGCACGACATCGGCTGA
- a CDS encoding holo-ACP synthase encodes MIVGVGIDVCDVARLGERLESTPGLRERLFTEGERDLPLTNLAGRFAVKESVAKALGSPGDLRWQEAEVVRLESGQPELVVTGSCALRAEALGGTHWHVSISHDGGIATAIVLLEAR; translated from the coding sequence GTGATCGTCGGGGTGGGGATCGACGTCTGCGACGTCGCCCGCCTCGGCGAGCGGCTGGAGTCCACGCCGGGCCTGCGCGAGCGCCTGTTCACCGAGGGGGAGCGCGACCTGCCGCTGACCAACCTCGCCGGCCGCTTCGCCGTCAAGGAGTCGGTGGCCAAGGCGCTCGGCTCGCCCGGCGACCTGCGCTGGCAGGAGGCCGAGGTGGTGCGCCTGGAGTCCGGTCAGCCGGAGCTCGTCGTCACCGGCTCGTGCGCGCTGCGCGCGGAGGCGCTCGGCGGCACGCACTGGCACGTCTCGATCAGCCACGACGGGGGGATCGCGACGGCCATCGTGCTGCTCGAGGCCCGGTAG
- a CDS encoding NAD(P)H-hydrate dehydratase, producing the protein MIEAYGTEDVRAAEEATGELLTDGTLMQRAAKGLAAVTRSRMDERGARRVVALVGSGNNGADALWAISRLAKRGYDAAAVCRDPEVQAAQAEAARKARKKGARILTGEDPDALDVIADAEVVLDGLVGLGGRSGLPDLAVSWVAAIPEDAYVIAVDSPSGQPVSGGDLAPGGVFADESVTFAAPKPVHLLPPTEAACGLLTVIDIGLDLSAGEPVAAALDDDDVAALWPVPDAADDKYSRGVLGVLAGGEGYTGAALLSVTAAVCAGAGMVRYVGTPTPEALVRAAVPEAVHGAGRVQAWAIGPGLDVRSRAKGATAQLRQAREALDGDEPVLLDAGGLDLLTAPREAPTLLTPHAGECARMLSRLGDEVTWEQVRADPVAHARALAEASGATVLLKGGTTLVIDPEGGPVHVQSAAPAWLATAGAGDVLAGLAGTLLAAGLPPLLAGALAAHVHGRAAEQANPGGPVRALGVAEQIPRTVARLLAESRG; encoded by the coding sequence GTGATCGAGGCATACGGCACCGAGGACGTCCGCGCGGCCGAGGAGGCCACCGGAGAGCTGCTCACCGACGGCACGCTCATGCAGCGCGCGGCCAAGGGGCTGGCGGCGGTGACCCGTTCCCGGATGGACGAGCGCGGCGCGCGACGGGTGGTGGCGCTCGTCGGCTCCGGCAACAACGGCGCCGACGCGCTCTGGGCGATCTCCCGGCTGGCCAAGCGCGGCTACGACGCCGCCGCGGTCTGCCGCGACCCTGAGGTGCAGGCCGCCCAGGCGGAGGCCGCCCGCAAGGCCCGCAAGAAGGGCGCCCGCATCCTCACCGGGGAGGACCCCGACGCGCTCGACGTCATCGCCGACGCCGAGGTCGTCCTCGACGGCCTCGTCGGGCTCGGCGGCCGCTCGGGGCTGCCCGACTTGGCCGTCTCGTGGGTCGCCGCGATCCCGGAGGACGCCTATGTCATCGCCGTGGACTCGCCGTCCGGGCAGCCGGTCAGCGGTGGTGACCTCGCGCCCGGCGGGGTCTTCGCGGACGAGTCGGTCACCTTCGCCGCGCCGAAGCCGGTGCACCTGCTGCCGCCGACGGAGGCCGCCTGCGGGCTGCTCACCGTCATCGACATCGGCCTCGACCTCAGCGCCGGCGAACCCGTGGCCGCCGCGCTGGACGACGACGACGTCGCCGCCCTCTGGCCGGTCCCGGACGCCGCCGACGACAAGTACTCCCGCGGCGTCCTCGGGGTCCTCGCCGGTGGCGAGGGCTACACCGGGGCGGCGCTGCTGAGCGTCACCGCCGCGGTCTGCGCCGGCGCCGGGATGGTCCGCTACGTCGGCACCCCCACCCCGGAGGCGCTGGTGCGCGCGGCCGTCCCCGAGGCGGTGCACGGCGCCGGCCGCGTCCAGGCGTGGGCGATCGGTCCCGGTCTCGACGTGCGTTCCCGGGCGAAGGGGGCGACGGCCCAGCTGCGCCAGGCCCGGGAGGCGCTCGACGGCGACGAGCCGGTGCTGCTCGACGCCGGCGGTCTCGACCTGCTCACCGCCCCCCGTGAGGCCCCCACCCTGCTGACCCCGCACGCCGGCGAGTGCGCCCGGATGCTCTCCCGTCTCGGCGACGAGGTCACCTGGGAGCAGGTGCGCGCCGACCCCGTTGCGCACGCTCGTGCGCTGGCCGAGGCCTCCGGAGCCACGGTGCTGCTCAAGGGCGGCACCACGCTCGTCATCGACCCCGAGGGCGGCCCGGTGCACGTGCAGTCGGCCGCCCCCGCCTGGCTGGCCACCGCCGGGGCCGGGGACGTGCTCGCCGGTCTCGCCGGCACCCTGCTCGCCGCCGGGCTGCCGCCGCTGCTGGCCGGGGCGCTGGCCGCCCACGTCCACGGGCGGGCCGCCGAGCAGGCCAACCCCGGCGGCCCGGTCCGGGCGCTCGGCGTCGCCGAGCAGATCCCCCGGACCGTCGCCCGCCTGCTGGCCGAGTCTCGCGGGTGA
- the greA gene encoding transcription elongation factor GreA, with protein MSQTAPAGSYLTQDAYDRLQQELTELSGPGRVEIAKRIEAAREEGDLKENGGYHAAKEEQGKMEARIRQLKQILENATVGEAPADDGIAEPGMVVTVEMFGDEETFLLGSREIADGSDDIDVYSEQSPLGAAINGKRVGETVSYEAPNGKTIEAKIVSAKPYEV; from the coding sequence GTGAGCCAGACCGCGCCGGCCGGGTCGTACCTGACCCAGGATGCCTACGACCGCCTGCAGCAGGAGCTGACCGAGCTCTCCGGACCGGGCCGGGTCGAGATCGCCAAGCGGATCGAGGCCGCCCGGGAGGAGGGCGACCTCAAGGAGAACGGCGGGTACCACGCGGCCAAGGAGGAGCAGGGCAAGATGGAGGCCCGCATCCGCCAGCTGAAGCAGATCCTGGAGAACGCCACGGTCGGCGAGGCCCCGGCGGACGACGGCATCGCCGAGCCCGGGATGGTCGTGACCGTCGAGATGTTCGGCGACGAGGAGACCTTCCTGCTCGGCTCCCGCGAGATCGCCGACGGCAGCGACGACATCGACGTCTACTCCGAGCAGTCCCCGCTGGGCGCGGCCATCAACGGCAAGCGGGTCGGCGAGACCGTCAGCTACGAGGCCCCCAACGGCAAGACCATCGAGGCGAAGATCGTCTCGGCCAAGCCCTACGAGGTCTGA
- a CDS encoding GNAT family N-acetyltransferase, with the protein MTPDERGEQMEPAELRALYDATLREGEMASADRVERVGPVLMGWYGGERGFVTYRDLGGLDAAGIGDLVAQVVQRYRADPQIEQIEWKTRGHDDAPGLDEALRAHGLLPQEPEVVMLGAAAALVDAPDPPDGVSIRQVTREGDVRAAVRCAAEVFASPPREAERIEAEIVGRVRSGRGDLEMWVAESDGAVVCSGRLEPVLGSSVAGVWGGATLPTWRYRGIYRALTAARARSALAQGIRWIHSDSTPASRPVLERSGLVAVTTTTPYEWRRG; encoded by the coding sequence GTGACGCCGGACGAGCGGGGGGAGCAGATGGAGCCCGCGGAGCTGCGCGCGCTCTACGACGCGACCTTGCGCGAGGGCGAGATGGCCTCGGCCGACCGCGTCGAGCGGGTCGGTCCGGTGCTCATGGGGTGGTACGGCGGGGAGCGAGGCTTCGTCACCTACCGCGACCTGGGCGGCCTCGACGCCGCCGGCATCGGCGACCTGGTCGCGCAGGTGGTGCAGCGCTACCGCGCCGACCCGCAGATCGAGCAGATCGAGTGGAAGACCCGCGGCCACGACGACGCGCCCGGCCTGGACGAGGCGCTGCGCGCTCACGGGCTGCTGCCGCAGGAGCCGGAGGTCGTCATGCTCGGGGCCGCCGCAGCCCTGGTGGACGCCCCGGACCCGCCCGACGGGGTGAGCATCCGGCAGGTCACCAGGGAGGGTGACGTGCGGGCCGCCGTGCGCTGTGCCGCAGAGGTCTTCGCCTCCCCGCCGCGGGAGGCCGAGCGGATCGAGGCCGAGATCGTCGGCCGGGTGCGATCCGGGCGGGGCGACCTGGAGATGTGGGTGGCCGAGAGCGACGGCGCGGTGGTCTGCAGCGGTCGTCTCGAACCGGTCCTCGGGAGCAGCGTCGCCGGGGTCTGGGGTGGCGCCACGCTGCCGACCTGGCGCTACCGCGGGATCTACCGGGCGCTCACCGCCGCCCGGGCCCGCTCGGCGCTGGCTCAGGGAATCCGCTGGATCCACTCCGACTCCACGCCCGCGTCCCGGCCGGTCCTGGAGCGCTCGGGGCTGGTCGCGGTGACGACGACCACCCCCTACGAGTGGCGCCGAGGGTGA
- the trhA gene encoding PAQR family membrane homeostasis protein TrhA, with amino-acid sequence MESPRAEMSHLAHEVGEHVEQVVDAVKPHLRGWLHLVMAPLVIVGGSILIGTAATGTGQVAALVFTITAALLFSTSALYHRGRWSSRTDAILRRWDHANIFLIIAGSYTPFGLLLPRTEAITLLAIVWSGAIAGVLFRVLWISAPRWLYVPIYLALGWVAVFYIKPLLEHGGGTIVTLIVAGGVFYTAGAIVYGTKRPNPSPRWFGFHEIFHACTILAFVSHFAAAALALSAPVGLTG; translated from the coding sequence ATGGAGTCCCCCCGTGCCGAGATGAGCCACCTGGCCCACGAGGTCGGCGAGCACGTCGAGCAGGTCGTCGACGCGGTCAAGCCGCACCTGCGCGGCTGGCTGCACCTGGTGATGGCCCCGCTGGTCATCGTCGGCGGCAGCATCCTCATCGGCACGGCCGCCACCGGCACCGGACAGGTCGCCGCCCTGGTCTTCACCATCACCGCGGCGCTGCTCTTCTCCACCTCGGCGCTCTACCACCGGGGTCGGTGGTCCAGCCGGACCGACGCCATCCTGCGGCGCTGGGACCACGCCAACATCTTCCTCATCATCGCCGGCAGCTACACCCCCTTCGGCCTGCTGCTGCCGCGCACCGAGGCGATCACCCTGCTGGCGATCGTCTGGTCCGGGGCCATCGCCGGGGTGCTCTTCCGGGTGCTGTGGATCAGCGCGCCGCGCTGGCTGTACGTGCCGATCTACCTGGCGCTCGGCTGGGTGGCGGTCTTCTACATCAAGCCGCTGCTGGAGCACGGCGGAGGGACGATCGTCACGCTGATCGTCGCCGGCGGGGTCTTCTACACGGCCGGCGCGATCGTCTACGGCACGAAGCGGCCGAACCCCTCACCGCGCTGGTTCGGCTTCCACGAGATCTTCCACGCCTGCACGATCCTGGCCTTCGTCTCACACTTCGCCGCGGCCGCGCTCGCCCTCTCCGCGCCGGTCGGGCTCACCGGCTGA
- the glmS gene encoding glutamine--fructose-6-phosphate transaminase (isomerizing) codes for MCGIVGYVGPSAGTKSLDVVMEGLARLEYRGYDSAGVALVTGDDVFTEKRAGKLVNLRDALAADDVPDAVTGIGHTRWATHGGPTDGNAHPHRGGKDGKLALVHNGIIENFHALRNELLEQGVEFRSETDTEVAAHLVAAAYERTGDLTDAMRAVVNRLEGAFTLLAVHVDCPERIVAARRNSPLVVGLGDGENFLGSDVAAFIGYTRRALELDQDQIVTITPDGYEVIGFDGTPADGRTYEITWDAAAAEKGGYATFMEKEINEQPAAVRDTLLGRTDENGRLVLDDMRISEEELSQIHRIYIVACGTAAYAGMTAKYAIEHWTRIPVEVALAHEFRYCDPIVDERTLVVSISQSGETMDTLMAVKHARSLGAKTLAICNTHGSTIPRESDAVLYLHAGPEIAVASTKAFLGMIAACYVLGLYLAQLRGETYADDAKQVMAELHGIPDKIQALLDDTERVKEIAFFMADTRSVLFLGRNVGYPIAMEGALKLKELAYIHAEGFAAGELKHGPIALIEPGQPVFIVVPGPDTPHDLHKKVVSNIQEIRARGARTLVIAEEGDEDVVPFADEVIRVPQASPLLEPLLTVVPLQVFALHLSTAKGLDVDQPRNLAKSVTVE; via the coding sequence ATGTGCGGAATCGTCGGATACGTCGGCCCGAGCGCCGGCACCAAGTCGCTGGACGTCGTCATGGAGGGGCTGGCCCGCCTGGAGTACCGCGGGTACGACTCCGCCGGGGTCGCCCTGGTCACCGGGGACGACGTCTTCACCGAGAAGCGCGCCGGCAAGCTGGTCAACCTGCGCGACGCCCTCGCCGCGGACGACGTCCCGGACGCGGTGACCGGCATCGGGCACACCCGGTGGGCCACCCACGGCGGCCCGACCGACGGCAACGCCCACCCGCACCGCGGCGGCAAGGACGGCAAGCTCGCCCTGGTGCACAACGGCATCATCGAGAACTTCCACGCCCTGCGGAACGAGCTGCTCGAGCAGGGCGTCGAGTTCCGCTCGGAGACCGACACCGAGGTGGCCGCCCACCTCGTCGCCGCCGCCTACGAGCGCACCGGCGACCTCACCGACGCCATGCGCGCGGTGGTCAACCGGCTCGAGGGCGCCTTCACGCTGCTCGCCGTGCACGTCGACTGCCCCGAGCGGATCGTCGCCGCCCGCCGCAACAGCCCGCTGGTCGTCGGCCTCGGCGACGGGGAGAATTTCCTCGGCTCCGACGTGGCCGCCTTCATCGGCTACACCCGCCGCGCGCTGGAGCTCGACCAGGACCAGATCGTCACCATCACCCCCGACGGCTACGAGGTCATCGGCTTCGACGGCACCCCCGCCGACGGCCGCACCTACGAGATCACCTGGGACGCCGCCGCCGCCGAGAAGGGGGGCTACGCCACCTTCATGGAGAAGGAGATCAACGAGCAGCCCGCCGCCGTGCGCGACACCCTGCTGGGGCGGACCGACGAGAACGGCCGCCTCGTGCTCGACGACATGCGGATCAGCGAGGAGGAGCTCTCCCAGATCCACCGCATCTACATCGTCGCCTGCGGCACCGCGGCCTACGCCGGGATGACCGCCAAGTACGCCATCGAGCACTGGACCCGGATCCCGGTCGAGGTGGCCCTGGCGCACGAGTTCCGCTACTGCGACCCGATCGTCGACGAGCGCACCCTGGTGGTCTCGATCAGCCAGTCCGGCGAGACCATGGACACCCTGATGGCGGTCAAGCACGCCCGCTCGCTGGGTGCCAAGACCCTGGCCATCTGCAACACCCATGGCTCGACGATCCCGCGCGAGTCGGACGCGGTGCTCTACCTGCACGCCGGGCCGGAGATCGCCGTGGCCTCGACCAAGGCCTTCCTCGGCATGATCGCCGCGTGCTACGTGCTCGGCCTCTACCTGGCCCAGCTGCGCGGCGAGACCTACGCCGACGACGCCAAGCAGGTGATGGCCGAGCTGCACGGCATCCCGGACAAGATCCAGGCGCTGCTGGACGACACCGAGCGGGTCAAGGAGATCGCCTTCTTCATGGCGGACACCCGCTCGGTGCTCTTCCTCGGCCGCAACGTCGGCTACCCGATCGCCATGGAGGGGGCGCTGAAGCTCAAGGAGCTCGCCTACATCCACGCCGAGGGCTTCGCCGCCGGCGAGCTCAAGCACGGACCGATCGCGCTCATCGAGCCCGGCCAGCCGGTCTTCATCGTCGTGCCCGGCCCGGACACCCCGCACGACCTGCACAAGAAGGTCGTCTCCAACATCCAGGAGATCCGGGCCCGCGGAGCGCGCACCCTGGTCATCGCCGAGGAGGGGGACGAGGACGTGGTGCCCTTCGCCGACGAGGTCATCCGGGTGCCGCAGGCGTCCCCGCTGCTGGAGCCGCTGCTGACCGTGGTGCCGCTGCAGGTCTTCGCGCTGCACCTGTCCACGGCGAAGGGGTTGGACGTGGACCAGCCGCGCAACCTCGCCAAGTCGGTCACCGTCGAGTGA